The following are encoded in a window of Lactobacillus acidophilus genomic DNA:
- a CDS encoding HEPN domain-containing protein: MLLDDITINSDLICLGDFSADAAMNKSVKGVLVYRHGKSYIKLFDYIPNKMQNAPIYGKLYDSDKKYIFAKFEGAYSDDSLRGSKYTLISTRMTTSDSDFNEKIDISYIKVSSPEISRLSEDIISKEASPVISDSIVEDENIQSCLSPETLSDTRNQLEIVEKKRVVFITKFRKFFDKEKFNSVYIDFMNLVSLFYGNSATVDYIVYGDSKGNIQRKYLDLNLAKSFERQSHLQLSWEKFIHDLGRIFKKVSVPRMHKLIESFCLSINGTLEPQIEILNYTNAIETYFKGQKYGNGKEIKSLNQKLLRIIKSVNKDNMFFRDETEEHDFCTSIRDTRDYLVHGDKSNSKYLLKDDKLAYYDDNLKRIIYYFILDKIGIATEVNIQSYIAQLNYHRLNY; encoded by the coding sequence ATGTTGTTAGACGACATTACTATTAATAGTGATTTAATTTGTTTGGGTGATTTTTCAGCAGATGCGGCTATGAATAAGAGTGTAAAAGGAGTGTTAGTTTATCGGCATGGTAAATCATATATAAAGCTTTTTGATTATATTCCAAATAAAATGCAAAATGCACCAATATATGGCAAATTGTATGATTCTGACAAAAAATATATTTTTGCTAAATTTGAAGGGGCATACTCTGATGATTCCCTAAGGGGATCAAAATATACTTTAATTTCAACTAGAATGACAACATCTGATTCTGATTTTAATGAAAAAATAGATATAAGTTATATAAAGGTAAGTAGTCCTGAAATAAGTAGATTGAGTGAAGACATAATAAGTAAGGAAGCTTCACCTGTAATAAGTGATTCTATAGTTGAAGATGAAAATATACAGTCATGTCTTAGTCCCGAAACTTTGTCTGATACGAGAAATCAGTTAGAAATAGTAGAGAAAAAAAGAGTAGTATTTATAACTAAATTTAGAAAGTTTTTTGATAAAGAAAAATTTAATAGCGTTTATATTGATTTTATGAATTTAGTTTCCTTATTCTATGGAAATTCTGCAACAGTTGATTATATTGTTTATGGTGATTCTAAAGGAAATATCCAAAGAAAATATCTGGATTTAAATTTAGCCAAGAGTTTTGAAAGACAATCACATTTGCAGTTAAGTTGGGAAAAGTTTATTCATGATTTAGGAAGAATATTTAAGAAAGTTTCGGTACCACGCATGCATAAATTGATAGAAAGCTTTTGCTTAAGTATCAATGGAACATTAGAACCGCAAATTGAAATACTAAATTATACCAACGCAATTGAGACTTATTTTAAGGGACAAAAATATGGTAATGGAAAAGAGATCAAGAGTTTAAATCAAAAATTATTGCGAATTATTAAAAGCGTAAATAAAGATAATATGTTTTTCCGAGATGAGACGGAAGAACATGATTTCTGTACTAGTATACGGGATACACGTGATTATTTGGTTCATGGTGATAAGTCAAATAGTAAATATCTTTTGAAAGATGACAAACTAGCATATTACGATGATAATCTTAAAAGAATAATATATTACTTCATCTTAGATAAGATTGGTATTGCAACAGAAGTTAATATACAATCGTATATCGCTCAATTGAATTACCATCGTTTAAATTATTAA